The Gemmatimonadota bacterium DNA window GCGTAACCGACCGGGAACGGCCCCGCGCGGCTGCGCGCGCACCGCCGTGCATACGACCTCATGCGACCTTTAACGCCCTCCTCGGGCGTTTGGCGCGTTCTTCACCCCCAACGCGCATCGCTCAATTCGTACGGCGCTCCCGTCTCGGCCCCAGCGTCACGAGACTGTGCGAGCGCCCCCGCCGGAGGACTGTGCTCGACCTGGTGTACGCCGCTCACCATCGCCTCTTCGCACTCATGCTGCGGGTACATCACCGGTTGCGCGCGCCTTAAAGGTTCCAGCAACGCACGCGACGAGGAGCGGAAATCCCGCGACGCCGGACTCGGTGCTCGGGTTGCTCGTGTCGG harbors:
- the kdpF gene encoding K(+)-transporting ATPase subunit F; the encoded protein is MRAPPPEDCARPGVRRSPSPLRTHAAGTSPVARALKVPATHATRSGNPATPDSVLGLLVSVALLLYLLYTLLRPEKF